TTAGTCTGGAAAGGTAAAGTGAAATTAACCTTCAATTTTTCCTTGACAACAAAACCTTTGATTGGAGGTGAATACAAAAGACAGTTTGTTTCCATAAAAATATTGATGTTATTCAGAATATGATCCAGGTACCCTCCATTTATCCCTACAACGATAGCCGGCAATAGATCATTAGTTTTTAAATAATCCATAGCCTTTTGATAATCCGTACTCCCTTGGTCTGGTAAATGAAGAAAAGAATGGTTCTCCAACAAAGCAGGCTGGATAGAGTCCAAATCTCCAGTAATTAAATCAGGGAAGATACCCTGGTTACATAACACATTAGCGGCACCATCAGCAGCAATGACCGGCAGCCTTTTATTATGAAAAAAGGAAGGGGCGGGCAAATCACCATTAAGACATAAAATAGAACGATAGTCTTTAAAATTAATTACATCGAGCATCATAACGTCTTTTTAATAAAATCATCAGAAGACTTACTATCAAACCCACAACATTGGAGCTTGTTACAAAAAATGAGTTTGTGCTGCTTCCATAAATGATCCAAGCCAGCGAACAAATGAGATAATTCACTAACATCATCATGGAAAGGTCTTGAGTTGATTTGGTTTTTAAGGATTTAACGATTTGCGGTAAAAGTCCAATAAACGAGGTAATAAAAGCAACTATTCCAGAAAAAATAACAATTGACACATTTTCCTCCGCTCAGATTAATGAGATCAGGTTCAAAGGGTTGGGCAATCCTCTC
Above is a genomic segment from Legionella pneumophila subsp. pascullei containing:
- a CDS encoding thiamine diphosphokinase → MLDVINFKDYRSILCLNGDLPAPSFFHNKRLPVIAADGAANVLCNQGIFPDLITGDLDSIQPALLENHSFLHLPDQGSTDYQKAMDYLKTNDLLPAIVVGINGGYLDHILNNINIFMETNCLLYSPPIKGFVVKEKLKVNFTLPFQTKISLIGIPEVVLSSDGLKWELKRSSLSFPGKNSCFNRTQKSEISLEVHQGAALVLIYEEVMEDAGVSSLSGPTNPSNLFVKKYL
- a CDS encoding SemiSWEET family sugar transporter, with amino-acid sequence MSIVIFSGIVAFITSFIGLLPQIVKSLKTKSTQDLSMMMLVNYLICSLAWIIYGSSTNSFFVTSSNVVGLIVSLLMILLKRRYDARCN